A DNA window from Castanea sativa cultivar Marrone di Chiusa Pesio chromosome 7, ASM4071231v1 contains the following coding sequences:
- the LOC142644276 gene encoding uncharacterized protein LOC142644276, which yields MEEYEAKEERMQKYLKLVRHLARGFDKLNFARIPRSQNAEADEVAKMALSVEEPTNKEILMEIQKHPSIEEVHVFSIQNIGGWMEPIVSYLQDGHLPRDPAEARKVKARAARFTILNDTLYKRGFSLPYLKCLDKEEAKKMPRSSSRGVISARGSGMSKGCQQKR from the exons ATggaagagtatgaggcgaaggaagaaaggatgcagaagtacctcaagtTGGTCAGACATCTAGCTCGTGGGTTCGACAAATTGAATTTCGCCAGGATCCCGAGAAGCCAGAATGCAGAGGCAGACGAGGTCGCCAAGATGGCCTTGTCTGTAGAAGAACCAACGAACAAGGAAATtctcatggagattcagaaacACCCTAGCATCGAAGAAGTCCATGTATTCTCCATCCAGAACATAGGTGGATGGATGGAACCGATCGTCTCATATCTCCAAGACGGGCATCTCCCTCGTGACCCAGCGGAAGCCAGGAAGGTTAAAGCAAGAGCGGCCAggtttacaattttgaatgataccttatacaaaagaggattttCCTTGCCTTACCTGAAGTGTCTTGACAaggaagaagccaa GAAGATGCCAcggagctcgtcaagaggtgtgataagtgccagaggttcgggaATGTCCAAAGGCTGCCAGCAGAAAAGATGA
- the LOC142644277 gene encoding uncharacterized protein LOC142644277, which yields MESNQDSSALAQQVRNLAATVEELTRQNQEMRQRLQQEENRSRAVQEDEGDSHGRSDRRRTVTPEEQHSDILQEMRKEMDELRNAIKEKTDRSLDKMGAGREWFTRLPTSSIDNFEQLSSAFLRHFVGGQRPKRPADHLLTIKQGERETLRSYVKRFTRETLEVDDADDKVQLTTFKAGLKSREFVVSLAKNPPRTMAEMLLKAQNYMNAEDALAAIVDEGKLRTEGRKEDERRGQKRERPSHRGGDIDRRKDEKAPRPVKFTPLIMPVDKILAQIQDQHHLKWPKPLHSSPNVRDKSKYCRFHKDHGHYTEDCRDLKGQIEELIQKGKLQKYVRKGDSNRFREGNRSQREPSSKNEGRQSQPQEVIGEISTIAGGPFVGGSCKSLKKAYQRQVNSVHTGPPLKQRWTNQDTFFSEEDARGVRQPHNDPLVIALTIEGFNTKRILVDNGSSADIMYLSAFQQLKLGPGRLRPFESPLVSFSGDRVYPKGIVTLKVTIGAYPKQQTRHLDFLVVDCPSSYNVIIGRPTLNQWKAATSTCA from the exons atggaatccaaccaggaCTCATCGGCCTTGGCGCAGCAGGTCCGAAATCTTGCagccaccgtcgaagaacttACAAGACAGAATCAAGAGATGAGACAGAGGTTACAACAAGAAGAGAACCGGTCAAGAGCTGTTCAAGAGGACGAAGGGGATAGCCATGGGAGAAGTGACCGACGGAGAACGGTAACCCCAGAAGAGCAGCATTCTGACATCCTCCAGgaaatgaggaaggagatggatgaattaagaaaCGCGATCAAAGAAAAGACGGATCGAAGCCTGGATAAAATG GGAGCTGGACGAGAAtggttcacgagattgcccACTTCGTCCATCGACAATTTTGAGCAGCTGAGTAGTGCTTTCCTGCGCCATTTCGTCGGGGGGCAACGTCCCAAAAGACCAGCGGATCActtactcactattaagcaaggagagagggagaccttgcgaTCGTATGTGAAACGCTTCACTCGGGAGACTCTAGAGGTGGACGATGCAGACGATAAAGTCCAGTTGACGACATTTAAGGCAGGACTCAAGTCTAGAGAATTCGTCGTCTCGTTAGCAAAGAATCCACCCCGGACGATGGCAGAGATGTTGTTGAAAGCTCAAAAttacatgaatgctgaggacgcactGGCGGCCATCGTAGACGAGGGAAAGCTAAGGacggaaggaaggaaggaagacgaacgcAGGGGGCAAAAGAGGGAACGTCCAAGTCACCGGGGAGGCGACATCGACAGACGAAAAGAcgagaaagctccacgaccgGTAAAATTTACTCCTttaattatgcctgttgacaaaattttggcaCAGATCCAGGATCAACACCACCTGAAGTGGCCGAAGCCCCTGCACTCGTCACCAAATGTGCGAGACAAAAGCAAATACTGCAGATTCCACAAGGACCACGGCCATTACACAGAAGATTGCCGAGATCTGAAAGGACAGATAGAAGAAttgatacagaaaggaaaacttcaGAAGTACGTGAGGAAGGGGGACTCCAACAGGTTCAGAGAGGGTAACAGGAGCCAACGAGAGCCCTCGTCCAAAAATGAAGGTCGCCAATCCCAACCACAAGAAGTGATCGGAGAGATAAGCACGATAGCAGGAGGACCTTTTGTGGGGGGATCGtgcaagtccctcaagaaagcataccagagacaagtaaacagtgtccatACGGGACCCCCATTGAAACAAAGATGGACGAACCAAGATACATTCTTCAGTGAAGAGGACGCAAGGGGGGTCAGGCAACCCCATAACGACCCTCTAGTGatagcactcacaattgaaggATTCAATACTAAAAGGATCCTCGTCGACAACGGTAGCTCTGCGGACATTATGTACCTGTCGGCCTTCCAACAATTGAAGCTAGGTCCTGGTAGACTGCGTCCGTTCgagtcccccctcgtcagctttagcggTGACAGGGTATACCCCAAGGGCATTGTGACACTAAAAGTAACGATAGGCGCCTACCCGAAGCAGCAGACCCGCCATCTGGACTTCCTGGTTGTGGACTGCCCTTCTtcgtacaatgtgatcattggtaGGCCCACGCTCAACCAGTGGAAGGCAGCAACGTCCACCTGcgcctaa